The following DNA comes from Pseudomonas triticicola.
CCGGCAGCGCGCAATTTTGCGTAGTTATGATCCGGCGAAAACAGTGTCCATGTCTGATAACCGCTATTACCATTCTGAGCAAGTACTGCAATGGTGGTCGGGTTACCGGTACTGTTTTGGAAATGGTAGTTTCCATAACGGATGTCGTAATTCACGCCACCCTGACTCAACGTTCCGCTGAACGAGCCGTTGGAATCATTACCATCGGTAATCACCAGCTTGGCGCCAGAGTTGGAATTTACATAAGTGCCATTAATGCTCGACATAACGAGATTTCCTTTATCGTTGGATAAGTGTCTTCCGATGAGAGCAAGTTTCCTCCTGGAAACTCACGACAGTCAGAATGGTCGGACATTCACTTATTGTCCACGTGACTTACTAACGAATTAGCAATAAGCGCTATTCATCCGCCTCATAACTTATCGCCGTTCGTTCGCGCATTAATTCCAATTCAACTAACGGCTGGCATTGGTTTGCTGCACGCCGACAACGGGTGCAATATCCGCTGTCTCGGAGCGTGGCGTGCCCGTTGGCACCCAGTCATAACTCACAGGGAGCGCCCGATACACCCAGTTGCTGATCGCATCGCTGCCCGGTGCCTTGCCGAGATACGGGCTGATGTATTCCCAGACGTTTTCACCGTTGGCCGTCAGCTGGAAAAACCGTCCGTTCATGCCCTCGTCGATCAGCGTGTTGCCATTGGGCAAGCGCCGCGCACTGCCGATGAAAGAACTGTAGAACGCCCACCCAGGCTGCTTGGAATTTGCCGCACTGTACTGCCAGACGATCTGGTTTTTCTGCGGATCGATTTCCAATACCCGCGAACCGGAAATCAGCCCGAGGGTGACGTTCGGATAACCCGCCGCCCCCTGGTTGTCGAACACCAGCAAATTGCCCGCGCCAGGCAATCCAGCCGGAATGATGTGCGCATCATGCTGACCGACAAACTGATCCACCGGGCGCGGCAGTTTCTGCGCGGTTTTCGGGTTGATCAGCGGCAGGTTCGGGCCGAGGCGCCAGACCACTTTGCCGCTGCTCTTGTCGATGATCGCGATGAAGTTGGCGTTGCGTGAATCGATCAGCAGGTTGTCCGGATTGAAGCGCTTGTCACCGGCATCGAACCACTTGTTCGGCCCTACCAGGCTGAGGTTGTTGATATGCAGGTAGTCCGGATTTCCACTGGCACGCACCAGTTTCAACTGCTCGGCAGTGAAGCCGAATTCATTGAGATGTTCGGAGGCCAGCCACTGCCATTTCACCGCACCGTCGGGACTGACTTCATAGATCGCATCGTCGATCACCTCGGGCACTTTGAAGCCTTTGACCTTGTGCACCTTGTTCGCAAGCACCACGGTGTTGCCGTTGCTCAAACGGCGCTGATCATGGTGCTGTTGCGCCGCGCCACCAGGTGCCTTGTCGCCCCATTGCCAGACGACTTTGCCGCTCCAGTCCAGCTCGCCGACGCTCTGATTGCCCAGACCGTTGCCGGCCGAACCGAGCTTGCCGGGATCCTTTTCACTCAGTTGCAGCAGCACATGCCCACGCTCGCCGCCGACCAGTTTCGGATCGATAATCGCCGACGGGAAGCCCGCCTGCGGCCAGGTTCTCACCTCGTTGCCGTTCATGTCGATCAGGTGCGTCTGTTTGTCGGCGCCGCTGAAAATCACGTACTGGTTGAACGCCTTGTTCGGGTCGTAACGAGTGACGCCCGTCGGGTAAACACTCGGTGCGGCGAGGGCGCCGGCACTGAG
Coding sequences within:
- a CDS encoding aryl-sulfate sulfotransferase, translating into MLRIKTALPVLLSGAVLSAGALAAPSVYPTGVTRYDPNKAFNQYVIFSGADKQTHLIDMNGNEVRTWPQAGFPSAIIDPKLVGGERGHVLLQLSEKDPGKLGSAGNGLGNQSVGELDWSGKVVWQWGDKAPGGAAQQHHDQRRLSNGNTVVLANKVHKVKGFKVPEVIDDAIYEVSPDGAVKWQWLASEHLNEFGFTAEQLKLVRASGNPDYLHINNLSLVGPNKWFDAGDKRFNPDNLLIDSRNANFIAIIDKSSGKVVWRLGPNLPLINPKTAQKLPRPVDQFVGQHDAHIIPAGLPGAGNLLVFDNQGAAGYPNVTLGLISGSRVLEIDPQKNQIVWQYSAANSKQPGWAFYSSFIGSARRLPNGNTLIDEGMNGRFFQLTANGENVWEYISPYLGKAPGSDAISNWVYRALPVSYDWVPTGTPRSETADIAPVVGVQQTNASR